From the genome of Blautia pseudococcoides, one region includes:
- a CDS encoding HAD-IA family hydrolase, with amino-acid sequence MYQVLLFDLDGTLTASGEGITKSVQYALRKLGREAEDLKALEVFVGPPLLEQFVRYCGMSEEEAVKGVHYYRERYNVTGLFENRPYEGIREMLETLNGKGYTLGVASSKPDGLVKRILEHFGLTGYFQEIVGSDPDKMKMSKADVIEIVLDRLGYQDRREAAVMIGDRNQDVNGARQAGISCIGVTYGYGSYEELSEAGADKIVKSVKELEEYLLKGQ; translated from the coding sequence ATGTATCAAGTATTGTTATTTGACCTGGATGGCACTTTGACTGCATCCGGAGAGGGAATCACAAAATCAGTCCAGTATGCGCTGCGTAAGCTGGGAAGAGAGGCTGAGGATCTGAAGGCTCTGGAGGTGTTTGTAGGCCCGCCTCTGCTGGAACAATTTGTGCGCTACTGCGGTATGTCTGAGGAGGAGGCGGTTAAGGGCGTCCATTATTACAGGGAACGGTATAATGTGACAGGACTTTTTGAGAACCGCCCCTATGAAGGCATCAGGGAAATGCTGGAGACCCTGAACGGGAAGGGATATACACTGGGAGTGGCTTCCTCTAAGCCGGACGGATTGGTGAAACGGATCCTGGAACATTTCGGACTGACAGGATACTTTCAGGAAATCGTTGGCAGTGACCCGGATAAGATGAAGATGTCCAAGGCAGATGTTATTGAGATCGTCCTTGACAGACTGGGATACCAGGACAGAAGAGAGGCCGCTGTCATGATCGGGGACAGGAACCAGGATGTAAACGGTGCAAGACAGGCTGGGATTTCCTGCATTGGAGTTACATACGGATACGGCAGTTATGAGGAGCTGTCAGAAGCCGGTGCGGACAAGATCGTGAAAAGTGTGAAAGAACTGGAAGAATACCTGCTGAAAGGTCAGTGA
- a CDS encoding cyclase family protein translates to MKVKKMYDIGKELFSTPAYPGDPVPGKTPYYEIERGDACNLTVLTMGSHNGTHLDAPKHFCAGKHGVDRIPLEKCMGTCKVADFTGTIQAEDMERMLADGTKKLLLKGHILLTPQAACVCAGAELDLIGVEDQTVGDQDTQKEIHQILLGAEIVIVEGLVLGEVPKGEYFLAAQPMKMADLDGSPVRPVLMEM, encoded by the coding sequence ATGAAAGTAAAGAAAATGTATGATATAGGAAAAGAGCTGTTTTCAACCCCGGCGTATCCGGGAGACCCGGTGCCGGGAAAAACACCTTACTATGAGATAGAAAGAGGAGATGCCTGTAATCTCACAGTGCTCACCATGGGAAGCCATAACGGTACACATTTAGACGCGCCAAAGCACTTTTGCGCAGGAAAGCACGGAGTGGACAGGATCCCCCTGGAAAAATGTATGGGAACATGCAAAGTTGCAGATTTTACAGGTACAATACAGGCAGAAGATATGGAGCGGATGCTTGCGGACGGCACGAAAAAGCTGCTTTTAAAAGGCCATATTCTGCTGACACCCCAAGCTGCATGTGTTTGTGCGGGGGCAGAACTGGATCTGATCGGTGTGGAGGACCAGACGGTAGGAGATCAGGATACCCAGAAGGAGATACATCAGATCCTTTTGGGGGCGGAGATTGTCATTGTAGAGGGGCTTGTATTGGGAGAGGTTCCAAAAGGAGAGTATTTTCTGGCAGCTCAGCCAATGAAAATGGCGGATTTGGACGGCTCACCTGTGCGCCCGGTTCTTATGGAAATGTAA